Proteins encoded in a region of the Triticum dicoccoides isolate Atlit2015 ecotype Zavitan chromosome 3A, WEW_v2.0, whole genome shotgun sequence genome:
- the LOC119268258 gene encoding probable protein phosphatase 2C 6 translates to MEDVAVAALATAPTPVFSPATAGLTLIAAAAAEPIAAVVAGAMEGVPVTFSVPPVRTTTDDGLPAATGGEGGEASAAGSPCSVTSDCSSVASADFEGVGLGFFGAGVEGGAVVFEDSAASAATVEAEARVAAGGRSVFAVECVPLWGFTSICGRRPEMEDAVIAVPRFFGLPLWMLTGNNMVDGLDPISFRLPAHFFGVYDGHGGAQVADYCRDRLHAALVEELSRIEGSVSGANLGAVEFKKQWEKAFVDCFSRVDDEIAGKVTSGGGGNVGTSSVTAMGMVDPVAPETVGSTAVVAVICSSHIIVSNCGDSRAVLCRGKQPVPLSVDHKPNREDEYARIEAEGGKVIQWNGYRVFGVLAMSRSIGDRYLKPWIIPVPEVTIVPRAKDDECLILASDGLWDVLSNEEVCDVARKRILLWHKKNGVNLSSAQRSGDSPDPAAQAAAECLSKLALQKGSKDNITVIVVDLKAQRKFKSKT, encoded by the exons ATGGAGGACGTGGCCGTGGCTGCGCTCGCCACGGCGCCCACACCTGTGTTTAGCCCCGCCACGGCCGGGCTCACGCTAATCGCCGCCGCGGCTGCGGAACCGATTGCGGCCGTTGTGGCGGGCGCCATGGAGGGGGTGCCGGTCACCTTTTCAGTGCCGCCGGTCAGAACCACCACGGATGACGGGCTGCCAGCGGCAACAGGAGGGGAAGGGGGAGAGGCGTCGGCAGCGGGGAGCCCGTGCTCGGTCACCAGCGACTGCAGCAGCGTGGCAAGCGCGGATTTCGAAGGGGTGGGTCTGGGCTTCTTCGGTGCGGGGGTCGAGGGGGGAGCGGTGGTGTTCGAGGACTCGGCGGCTTCTGCGGCCACCGTCGAGGCGGAGGCGAGGGTCGCGGCCGGGGGGAGGAGCGTCTTCGCTGTCGAATGCGTTCCACTCTGGGGGTTTACATCAATTTGCGGCCGCCGCCCggagatggaggatgcggtcatcgCTGTGCCGCGATTCTTCGGCTTGCCCCTCTGGATGCTCACGGGCAACAATATGGTCGATGGACTCGATCCCATCTCCTTCCGCCTCCCCGCGCACTTTTTTGGTGTATATGATGGCCACGGCGGTGCACAG GTAGCAGATTACTGTCGGGAtcggctccacgcagcgctggtgGAGGAGCTGAGCAGGATAGAAGGGTCCGTGTCTGGTGCTAACCTGGGAgctgtggagttcaagaagcagtGGGAGAAGGCGTTTGTGGATTGCTTCTCAAGGGTGGATGATGAGATAGCCGGTAAGGTGACCAGCGGAGGAGGGGGAAACGTGGGCACAAGCAGTGTCACTGCAATGGGCATGGTAGATCCTGTAGCACCCGAGACCGTCGGTTCAACGGCGGTGGTCGCTGTCATCTGCTCCTCTCATATCATTGTCTCAAATTGTGGAGACTCGAGGGCAGTGCTCTGCCGTGGCAAGCAACCCGTGCCGTTGTCAGTGGATCATAAA CCTAATAGGGAGGATGAGTACGCAAGGATTGAGGCAGAGGGTGGCAAGGTCATACAGTGGAATGGCTACCGAGTTTTCGGTGTCCTTGCCATGTCGCGGTCAATTG GTGACAGATATCTGAAACCATGGATAATTCCTGTCCCAGAGGTCACAATTGTTCCTCGAGCAAAGGATGACGAGTGTCTTATTCTCGCTAGTGATGGCCTCTGGGATGTACTGTCGAATGAAGAGGTATGCGATGTTGCCCGCAAGCGAATACTCTTATGGCATAAAAAGAATGGGGTAAACTTGTCATCGGCCCAACGTAGCGGTGACTCCCCAGATCCAGCGGCTCAAGCAGCTGCTGAATGCTTGTCGAAGCTTGCTCTCCAGAAGGGGAGCAAGGACAACATCACGGTTATTGTGGTAGACCTCAAGGCGCAGAGGAAGTTCAAGAGCAAAACTTAA